A genomic stretch from Desulfurococcaceae archaeon MEX13E-LK6-19 includes:
- a CDS encoding chromatin protein Cren7: MPKCPKCGAEVDKPIKTWILAPKGRKGVKIGLYRCPNGHYFRAKAE, encoded by the coding sequence ATGCCCAAGTGTCCAAAGTGTGGAGCTGAGGTAGACAAACCAATCAAAACATGGATACTAGCACCCAAGGGCAGGAAAGGCGTTAAGATCGGCCTCTACAGGTGTCCAAACGGCCACTACTTCAGAGCAAAGGCCGAGTAA
- a CDS encoding MoxR family ATPase, with translation MAGEKVLSKNVARENSIAIDPIVKKVWEIYGQVIEERKPVRNPVKILELLRTQYKLLVEPRVVYLTIAAFMNNRPVLFEGPPGTGKTEIGEAILTLWSGKTAFILPCSENYDEYRVIGDFHPVMAMSKGFNEESFIPRPLLAALILNTGILIDEIRRSSEEFQNMLLDIIDKRRIIVPELKKVYVQRDIGFQVILTSNPEDIAQNELSDAFLRRVIRIKFSYPDPETEAQILKLRLDKDYNMIPSSLLGRMIDVVNKLRKEASYKPGPADTVSWASLAVRLAVSRGKKVVDNRDVIESGEVVLIKNLEDEKLVQDLLYSVFK, from the coding sequence ATGGCAGGGGAAAAAGTGTTGTCAAAGAACGTTGCTAGAGAAAACAGTATAGCTATCGATCCTATTGTAAAGAAAGTCTGGGAAATCTATGGTCAGGTGATAGAAGAACGTAAACCAGTAAGAAACCCTGTCAAAATACTTGAACTACTACGTACACAGTATAAGCTTCTTGTAGAACCTCGTGTAGTGTATCTAACAATTGCAGCATTTATGAACAATAGGCCTGTTCTCTTCGAAGGACCACCGGGCACAGGGAAAACAGAGATAGGCGAAGCAATACTTACTCTGTGGTCGGGTAAGACGGCTTTTATTCTCCCTTGTAGTGAGAATTATGATGAATATCGTGTAATAGGGGATTTCCATCCTGTAATGGCGATGTCTAAAGGATTTAATGAAGAAAGTTTCATACCAAGACCTCTGTTGGCAGCGCTAATACTTAATACAGGAATACTTATTGACGAGATAAGACGTAGCAGTGAAGAATTTCAGAATATGCTTCTAGACATAATTGATAAACGAAGAATTATTGTTCCCGAGCTTAAGAAGGTATATGTGCAAAGAGATATAGGGTTCCAAGTTATTCTGACTAGCAACCCTGAAGACATTGCACAGAATGAATTAAGTGATGCCTTCTTGCGTCGTGTAATTAGAATAAAGTTTAGTTATCCTGATCCCGAGACTGAAGCCCAGATTCTTAAATTGAGACTAGACAAAGATTATAACATGATCCCATCGAGTCTCTTAGGAAGGATGATTGATGTGGTTAATAAACTTAGAAAGGAGGCATCATATAAGCCGGGTCCAGCAGATACAGTGTCTTGGGCATCGCTCGCTGTAAGACTTGCCGTATCTCGTGGTAAAAAAGTTGTTGACAATAGAGATGTTATTGAATCCGGTGAAGTAGTATTGATAAAGAATTTGGAGGATGAGAAGCTTGTTCAAGACCTCTTGTACAGTGTGTTCAAGTAA
- a CDS encoding VWA domain-containing protein: MFKTSCTVCSSNDKTIKGDAAASTYDITIRLVEFLNRHKIRVPPSQVNLYADMLETFAALKGGVEVDDIIYLAKSVFTTVKWTEDLEKEIKEYFIGRKQITSINDIIESSRIVSRIKFGKNLSTTDLFPPTASKKDLLEYIFLRKIGVIRRDKSGRLRAVRYNEFVKLVKRSKYGLEKISIDDVIKYIPEIPSYHWAKLLTEDILDKASLNQLLKLSMHAAHSRNKGLGKKILTRISRILSEGHHLKGKQRKIVYKLMKHTGYSDDTLLFETMSVSSNIGDAKSLEPEKIIDKISGLPLKERMKIVSKLQKSIGDKEELFDKFDLITLSSLNSSVNKRLKNRIFLGKALGQLIKYYITGDESYLDYAGHYLRKIDFNNLDPKYKPIYESLLENDFYGALNKLSFQDKQALLEYTIFIARDQNLVSSREELKKALELGYRLLRNVVFRKGTKYEGRKIVTLRGEHVAIRNTIYQFIRFNYKMLFSKKIKGKDIIAVLDTSGSMLPYSLWALMTLAAVIHRVRYVVVFSETPSVIRIDRKKKSVLMNILENILETSFRGYTDIAGALKKTLSLCRNKSIIILISDLKQTLPGNPLETVVDMVNKGHKVIVITHPDHNIDLAHKISGLGVDVIIVDSPYVIPFILKRKLNLKGGVVKESKRLENVWLRNNNVMG; this comes from the coding sequence TTGTTCAAGACCTCTTGTACAGTGTGTTCAAGTAACGATAAAACGATTAAAGGAGATGCCGCCGCTTCTACGTACGACATAACTATTCGATTAGTAGAATTCCTCAATAGACACAAAATACGTGTTCCTCCATCACAAGTAAACCTTTATGCAGATATGCTGGAGACATTTGCTGCACTAAAAGGCGGTGTTGAAGTAGACGATATTATTTATCTGGCAAAATCAGTTTTCACAACGGTAAAGTGGACTGAGGATCTAGAAAAAGAGATAAAAGAGTACTTTATAGGTAGGAAACAAATAACCAGTATTAATGATATTATAGAGAGTAGTAGGATCGTTTCAAGAATCAAATTTGGGAAAAACTTGTCTACCACAGATCTATTTCCTCCAACAGCTTCTAAAAAAGATCTCTTGGAATATATTTTCTTAAGGAAAATAGGTGTGATACGACGTGATAAAAGTGGTAGATTAAGGGCTGTAAGATATAATGAATTCGTTAAGCTGGTTAAAAGAAGTAAGTATGGCTTGGAGAAAATTAGTATTGATGATGTAATAAAGTATATTCCCGAGATACCTTCATATCATTGGGCTAAACTACTTACTGAAGATATTCTTGATAAGGCATCACTTAATCAGCTTCTTAAACTAAGTATGCATGCAGCTCATTCAAGAAATAAAGGGTTGGGCAAAAAGATTCTTACAAGGATTTCACGTATACTTTCTGAGGGTCATCATCTTAAAGGAAAGCAACGCAAAATTGTATACAAATTAATGAAGCATACTGGTTATAGTGACGATACATTATTGTTTGAGACAATGTCGGTCTCTTCTAATATTGGTGATGCAAAAAGTCTTGAGCCCGAAAAAATAATCGATAAGATATCGGGATTACCTCTCAAGGAACGTATGAAAATAGTTTCCAAGCTTCAGAAGAGTATTGGTGATAAGGAGGAGTTATTTGATAAATTCGATCTTATAACATTATCTTCATTGAATTCATCGGTTAACAAAAGGCTGAAGAATAGAATATTTTTGGGTAAAGCATTAGGACAATTGATTAAATATTATATTACTGGTGATGAATCATATCTAGATTATGCAGGTCATTATCTAAGAAAAATTGATTTTAATAACTTAGATCCGAAGTATAAGCCCATATATGAGAGTCTGTTAGAAAATGATTTTTATGGAGCTTTAAATAAACTTAGTTTTCAGGATAAACAAGCTCTTTTAGAGTATACTATCTTTATTGCTAGAGATCAAAACTTAGTAAGTTCACGTGAAGAATTAAAAAAGGCTTTAGAACTAGGTTATAGGCTCTTAAGAAATGTTGTATTTAGGAAGGGCACCAAGTATGAAGGACGGAAAATTGTTACATTACGTGGAGAACATGTAGCTATTAGGAACACTATTTACCAGTTCATTAGGTTTAACTACAAAATGCTTTTCTCGAAGAAAATAAAAGGAAAGGACATAATTGCAGTTCTCGATACAAGTGGATCGATGCTGCCATATAGTCTCTGGGCGCTCATGACACTAGCTGCAGTTATTCATAGAGTTAGATATGTTGTTGTATTTTCTGAAACACCATCAGTTATTAGGATCGATAGAAAGAAGAAAAGTGTACTTATGAATATTCTAGAAAATATTTTGGAGACTAGTTTTCGTGGTTACACTGATATAGCTGGAGCGTTAAAGAAAACTCTTTCTCTATGTAGGAATAAATCAATAATCATACTGATTAGCGACCTTAAACAAACCCTTCCAGGTAACCCTCTCGAGACTGTTGTAGATATGGTCAATAAGGGTCATAAGGTTATTGTGATAACTCATCCTGATCACAATATCGATCTGGCCCATAAAATATCTGGTCTAGGTGTGGACGTCATTATAGTTGATTCCCCTTATGTAATACCCTTTATTCTTAAGAGAAAGCTAAACTTAAAAGGAGGCGTTGTAAAGGAGAGTAAAAGACTGGAAAATGTGTGGCTGAGAAACAATAATGTTATGGGGTAG
- a CDS encoding 30S ribosomal protein S19, protein MEIPPEWKKFRYRGKTLEELLDMPMDELINLFPARQRRSLKRGLTEAQVKLLAKIRKARALMAQGKKVVVKTHVRDMIILPEMVGLTIAVYNGKEFIPVKITPEMIGHYLGEFSPTCKRVQHGEPGLKATRSSMFVSLK, encoded by the coding sequence ATAGAAATCCCGCCGGAATGGAAGAAATTCAGGTACAGAGGTAAGACATTGGAAGAATTACTTGATATGCCAATGGATGAACTTATAAACCTATTCCCTGCACGTCAGAGAAGGAGTCTGAAAAGAGGTTTGACCGAGGCACAGGTAAAACTTCTAGCCAAGATAAGAAAGGCTAGAGCGTTAATGGCGCAAGGCAAGAAAGTTGTTGTGAAGACGCATGTTAGAGACATGATTATACTTCCCGAGATGGTTGGTCTCACGATTGCTGTTTATAATGGTAAAGAGTTTATTCCTGTAAAGATAACTCCTGAAATGATAGGTCATTATCTTGGTGAGTTTAGTCCAACCTGTAAGAGAGTACAACATGGTGAGCCAGGACTTAAGGCTACAAGGAGCAGTATGTTCGTATCACTGAAGTAA
- a CDS encoding 50S ribosomal protein L22, whose protein sequence is MPEWHYSYKVRDESKIAKAVIRDVDVSVKDMRELVNAIKGWKLDKAIEFLKRVIELKEPVPFKRYKGKIAHKRGMADKWKWPSGRYPVKAARFVLKLLENVKNNAENKGLDTEKLVIRHIAAHKGITLKRWMPRAFGRATPKFDRRSSVEVVVEEV, encoded by the coding sequence ATGCCAGAATGGCATTACTCATACAAAGTTAGAGATGAGTCAAAAATAGCTAAGGCAGTAATACGTGATGTCGATGTCTCGGTAAAGGATATGAGAGAATTAGTTAATGCAATAAAGGGATGGAAGCTTGACAAAGCAATAGAGTTCTTAAAAAGAGTTATTGAGTTAAAAGAGCCAGTCCCGTTTAAGCGTTATAAAGGTAAGATCGCGCATAAGCGTGGTATGGCCGACAAATGGAAGTGGCCTAGCGGGAGATATCCCGTTAAAGCAGCAAGATTTGTACTAAAACTGTTAGAGAACGTTAAAAACAATGCTGAGAACAAGGGACTCGATACAGAGAAGCTCGTAATACGACATATTGCTGCTCATAAGGGTATTACATTAAAACGCTGGATGCCTCGTGCTTTTGGGCGTGCAACCCCCAAGTTTGATAGAAGAAGTAGTGTTGAAGTAGTTGTTGAGGAGGTTTGA
- a CDS encoding 30S ribosomal protein S3, which produces MTGPRIKRYFLEYNLKKAMLDEFLANYFYTAGYAGLDLYKTPTGYRVIIYAEYPGRIIGRGGSVIRKLSQIIQRRFNLENPNITVSPVPDPDLNARIVAFRIVRALEKEIPYRRIALAMLRRIMAAGAVGAEIVISGKLRSERARYEKLKAGRIYKAGDHVEYIVDRAVAKALLKRGVYGVEVIIVKPGLRPSDYVAIRELKPEELEELRPQPVETPVEKKEEVGQSEA; this is translated from the coding sequence ATGACTGGCCCGAGAATAAAGAGATACTTCTTGGAATATAATCTAAAGAAAGCAATGCTTGACGAGTTTTTAGCAAACTACTTCTATACAGCTGGCTATGCAGGTCTCGATTTATACAAGACCCCAACGGGGTATCGTGTCATAATATATGCCGAGTATCCTGGGAGAATAATTGGTAGAGGAGGAAGCGTTATCAGAAAGTTATCGCAGATTATACAGCGCAGATTTAACTTAGAGAACCCGAACATTACTGTATCCCCCGTACCTGACCCTGATCTAAATGCTCGTATTGTAGCTTTCAGAATAGTTAGGGCGCTAGAGAAAGAGATACCTTATCGTAGAATTGCTTTAGCCATGTTGAGAAGGATAATGGCGGCTGGTGCTGTGGGAGCAGAAATAGTTATAAGCGGTAAACTTAGATCCGAAAGAGCTCGTTATGAGAAACTTAAGGCAGGAAGAATTTATAAAGCTGGTGATCATGTCGAGTACATTGTTGATAGAGCTGTTGCCAAAGCTCTACTGAAGAGAGGTGTTTATGGAGTAGAAGTTATTATCGTAAAACCAGGTCTACGCCCGTCAGATTATGTTGCAATACGTGAGCTTAAACCGGAAGAACTTGAAGAACTTCGTCCTCAACCAGTTGAAACTCCTGTAGAAAAGAAGGAGGAGGTTGGGCAAAGTGAAGCCTGA
- the rpmC gene encoding 50S ribosomal protein L29: MKPDDIRKMPPEERIKKLNELRLELLKLRMQSRVGTLTNTARIRNIRRDIARILTIMREEELAKEKEKQKKREK; encoded by the coding sequence GTGAAGCCTGATGATATAAGGAAGATGCCTCCAGAAGAACGTATTAAGAAACTAAATGAACTTAGACTAGAACTACTAAAACTTAGAATGCAGTCACGAGTGGGGACACTAACTAATACGGCAAGAATAAGAAACATTAGAAGAGATATAGCTAGAATACTGACAATAATGAGAGAAGAAGAACTAGCTAAAGAAAAAGAGAAACAGAAGAAACGTGAAAAATAA
- a CDS encoding ribonuclease P protein subunit has product MKHTRKNIFYHELIGLNIHVLEHTDPSLVCVRGIIVDETQKTLLIQTIEGKRKRVLKEHGVYEIQLPTGEKVVIRGYQILGRPEDRLKNIVKK; this is encoded by the coding sequence TTGAAACATACGAGAAAGAACATATTTTATCATGAATTAATAGGATTAAATATACATGTACTCGAACATACAGATCCTTCTTTAGTTTGCGTTAGAGGCATTATAGTTGACGAGACTCAAAAGACTCTTCTCATACAGACTATTGAAGGGAAGAGGAAAAGAGTTTTAAAGGAACATGGTGTTTACGAGATACAGCTTCCAACAGGTGAGAAAGTAGTTATAAGGGGGTATCAGATTTTAGGTAGACCGGAGGATAGGTTGAAGAATATAGTGAAAAAATAG
- a CDS encoding 30S ribosomal protein S17 yields the protein MATRNIGIPGIKPPEKECNDPKCPWHGHIKVRGTILTGVVVSAKMQRTVVVRHDYLHYVKKYKRYEKRHKKIHAHNPPCINAKEGDVVIIGETRPLAKTVAFVVLGVVERKSSEGGR from the coding sequence ATGGCTACAAGGAATATTGGTATACCGGGAATTAAGCCACCGGAAAAAGAGTGTAATGACCCTAAGTGTCCATGGCATGGTCATATTAAAGTACGTGGGACTATACTGACAGGTGTTGTTGTTAGCGCCAAGATGCAGAGAACTGTTGTCGTTAGGCATGATTACCTGCATTATGTGAAGAAGTATAAGAGATATGAGAAACGTCACAAGAAAATACATGCACATAATCCCCCTTGTATAAATGCTAAAGAAGGAGATGTCGTCATTATTGGTGAGACCAGGCCTTTAGCTAAAACAGTTGCTTTTGTAGTCCTTGGTGTTGTTGAAAGGAAAAGTAGTGAAGGTGGTAGGTGA
- a CDS encoding 50S ribosomal protein L14, with protein sequence MPKKGRGKPAIARRRINTGLQVGSYVTVADNSGAKEVMIIGVPGYKGRLRRIPPAGVGDLVVVTVKKGTPEMRKQIFKAVIVRQKRPYRRPDGTWVSFEDNAVVIVTPEGTPKGSEIRGPIAKEAAERWPQIASIATIIV encoded by the coding sequence ATGCCCAAGAAAGGACGTGGAAAACCAGCTATAGCTAGGAGAAGAATCAATACAGGGCTTCAAGTAGGTTCTTATGTTACTGTTGCTGATAATAGTGGAGCAAAAGAAGTTATGATTATTGGTGTACCGGGGTATAAGGGTAGACTAAGGAGAATACCGCCAGCTGGCGTAGGAGATCTTGTTGTAGTTACTGTTAAGAAAGGTACACCTGAGATGAGAAAACAGATCTTCAAAGCCGTTATTGTGAGGCAAAAAAGACCTTATAGAAGACCAGATGGTACATGGGTTTCCTTTGAAGACAACGCAGTTGTCATAGTTACTCCAGAAGGAACTCCAAAAGGTAGTGAGATACGTGGACCGATAGCTAAAGAAGCTGCTGAGAGATGGCCTCAGATTGCGAGTATTGCGACAATAATTGTTTGA
- a CDS encoding 50S ribosomal protein L24 — protein sequence MVLTTSSKPSKQRKAFFNAPLHIRHKFFNAPLSPELREKYGVKRLPVRKGDVVRIMRGDFAGHEGKVVEVDLKRIRIYVEGAQIKKADGTPVYYPIHPSKVMIVKLDLSDPRRRDIIERRKKTIKEELSEGEKAQSSREEAEEKESK from the coding sequence ATGGTATTAACTACTTCATCAAAACCGAGTAAACAGAGAAAAGCATTCTTTAATGCACCACTCCACATAAGGCATAAATTCTTTAACGCTCCTCTATCGCCTGAGCTTAGGGAAAAATATGGTGTAAAACGACTGCCTGTAAGAAAAGGAGATGTAGTAAGAATTATGAGAGGAGATTTTGCCGGTCATGAAGGCAAGGTTGTAGAAGTAGACCTCAAGCGTATAAGGATCTACGTTGAAGGGGCACAGATTAAGAAGGCTGACGGTACACCTGTTTACTACCCTATTCATCCATCCAAGGTAATGATTGTAAAGCTTGACTTAAGTGATCCAAGGAGAAGAGACATTATAGAAAGGAGGAAAAAGACTATAAAAGAGGAATTAAGTGAAGGTGAAAAAGCACAGAGTAGTAGGGAGGAAGCTGAAGAAAAAGAGAGTAAGTAA
- a CDS encoding 30S ribosomal protein S4e, which translates to MARMGGKRHLKALAAPRFWPILRKEYKWAVKPSPGPHPISRSIPLLIIVRDILKYAKTAREARRLIAEGHFKVDGRVRKNYKYPVGLMDVLEVVDTGETYRMVPVPVKVMRLLPIEKEEATFKLCRIENKTTVKGGHIQLNLHDGRNHLIRVADPTNPVEDVYDTLGTVKLAIPNQEILDYVPLKEGVIAIIAGGRNVGRVGRIVSIKKGIRRFRSIVTLEDKNGNKFQTSLDYVFPIGVEEPLIKLPEGAW; encoded by the coding sequence ATGGCTAGAATGGGTGGAAAAAGGCATTTAAAAGCACTAGCGGCACCAAGATTCTGGCCTATACTTAGAAAAGAATACAAATGGGCAGTAAAACCATCCCCAGGCCCTCACCCAATAAGCCGCTCGATACCCTTACTTATTATCGTAAGAGACATACTGAAGTATGCCAAGACAGCTAGAGAAGCAAGAAGGCTTATTGCTGAAGGACACTTTAAAGTTGATGGGAGAGTCAGGAAGAACTACAAGTACCCAGTCGGTCTTATGGATGTACTCGAGGTTGTAGATACAGGAGAGACATATAGAATGGTTCCAGTACCAGTTAAGGTCATGAGGTTATTGCCTATAGAGAAAGAAGAAGCTACGTTCAAGCTCTGTCGTATTGAGAACAAGACCACAGTGAAAGGAGGACATATACAGTTAAACCTACATGATGGAAGGAACCATCTTATACGTGTTGCTGACCCTACAAATCCTGTTGAAGACGTGTATGATACTCTTGGTACAGTAAAACTAGCTATACCAAACCAGGAGATTCTCGATTATGTACCATTGAAAGAAGGTGTGATAGCAATAATTGCAGGAGGACGTAACGTTGGTCGTGTAGGCAGAATAGTCTCCATAAAGAAGGGTATAAGGAGATTTAGAAGTATAGTTACGCTTGAAGACAAGAATGGTAATAAGTTCCAGACAAGCCTCGATTACGTATTCCCTATAGGTGTTGAAGAACCCTTAATTAAACTCCCTGAGGGTGCATGGTAA
- a CDS encoding 50S ribosomal protein L5, with protein sequence MVMPLHDYVSNVDEIIEKWNKQPMLKPRIAKVTVNISVGAATERLPKAIMVLEELTGQKPVPRRAKRTIKDFGIRKGENIAAIVTLRKEKAIEFLRKAFEAVGYRLKASSFDEFGNVSFGIKEHIMIPGMKYDPEVGIFGMDIAITFERPGFRVLRRRRCRKRSIPRRHRVTKEEAMVYLNKEFGVEID encoded by the coding sequence ATGGTAATGCCGCTACATGACTACGTGAGTAACGTTGATGAGATCATAGAAAAATGGAATAAGCAACCAATGCTTAAACCTAGGATAGCCAAGGTTACAGTCAATATTAGTGTTGGAGCAGCAACAGAAAGATTACCCAAAGCAATAATGGTTCTTGAGGAACTTACTGGACAGAAACCTGTGCCACGTAGAGCAAAAAGGACAATAAAAGATTTCGGTATTAGAAAAGGAGAGAATATAGCTGCAATTGTAACGCTTAGAAAAGAGAAAGCAATAGAATTCCTTAGAAAAGCATTTGAAGCTGTAGGATACAGGCTTAAGGCATCAAGTTTTGATGAGTTTGGCAACGTATCTTTTGGTATAAAAGAGCATATAATGATACCTGGAATGAAGTATGATCCTGAAGTAGGTATATTCGGTATGGATATAGCTATCACGTTCGAGAGACCTGGATTCAGAGTTCTCCGTAGAAGAAGATGTAGAAAACGTAGTATTCCACGTAGGCATAGGGTTACAAAGGAAGAAGCAATGGTTTATTTGAATAAAGAATTCGGTGTAGAAATAGATTAG
- a CDS encoding 30S ribosomal protein S14, protein MGKYRPPKKHKFGKGSRKCIRCGSRDAVIQKYGLYLCRQCFRELAPALGFKKYN, encoded by the coding sequence ATGGGCAAGTATAGACCACCTAAAAAACACAAGTTCGGGAAAGGATCGAGAAAATGTATTAGATGTGGTTCCCGAGACGCGGTAATCCAGAAATATGGTCTCTATTTGTGTAGACAGTGTTTTCGTGAGTTAGCCCCGGCTCTAGGCTTTAAGAAATATAACTAG
- a CDS encoding 30S ribosomal protein S8, which produces MVMLDTLANALATIWNAEMRAKPEALIWPASKLIINVLRVMQREGYIGEFEYIDDGRWGKIKVQLLGRINKTGVIKPRLPVKYVDLEKMPHWLRRYLPSRDIGILIISTPYGVMSHREALAKRTGGILLAYVY; this is translated from the coding sequence ATGGTCATGCTGGACACGCTCGCTAATGCGTTGGCGACCATATGGAATGCTGAAATGAGGGCGAAACCGGAAGCCCTGATTTGGCCTGCATCCAAGCTGATAATAAACGTACTTAGGGTTATGCAAAGAGAAGGTTACATTGGAGAATTTGAATACATAGATGATGGTCGTTGGGGCAAAATTAAGGTCCAGCTACTTGGCAGGATCAATAAAACCGGTGTCATTAAACCTAGATTGCCAGTAAAATATGTCGATCTAGAGAAAATGCCCCACTGGCTTAGAAGATATTTGCCTTCAAGAGATATAGGGATTCTAATAATATCAACACCCTATGGCGTCATGTCGCATAGAGAAGCTCTTGCAAAGAGAACTGGCGGGATACTATTGGCATACGTGTACTAA
- a CDS encoding 50S ribosomal protein L6, which yields MAKAVHVVETVEIPEGVTVDINGMKVKVSGPKGVLERDFSHARGILLRKENNEVIVEAYFASRREKALVGTIAAHIRNMIKGVTKGFRYKLKIIFSHFPISVEVDEANKIVRIKNFLGEKADRIAKIIGDDVKVRVEGEDVIVEGIDIEHVGQTAANIELATKVKDKDRRIFADGIYIYDWGEEE from the coding sequence ATGGCTAAGGCAGTACATGTTGTTGAGACTGTAGAGATACCAGAGGGCGTGACAGTCGATATTAATGGTATGAAGGTTAAGGTTAGTGGACCCAAGGGTGTTCTCGAAAGAGATTTTTCGCATGCACGAGGTATTTTGTTACGTAAAGAAAATAATGAAGTTATTGTAGAGGCCTATTTTGCGTCGCGAAGAGAAAAAGCGCTTGTTGGAACAATAGCAGCACATATAAGGAACATGATTAAAGGAGTTACCAAAGGTTTCAGATACAAGCTCAAGATAATATTCTCACACTTCCCAATATCTGTAGAGGTTGACGAAGCGAACAAAATTGTTAGGATTAAGAACTTCCTGGGTGAAAAAGCCGACAGAATAGCAAAGATTATTGGTGATGATGTGAAGGTACGTGTTGAAGGAGAAGATGTTATTGTTGAAGGTATTGATATAGAGCATGTTGGACAAACTGCTGCCAATATAGAGCTTGCTACAAAAGTCAAAGATAAAGACCGTAGGATATTCGCTGATGGAATATATATTTATGATTGGGGTGAAGAAGAATGA
- a CDS encoding 50S ribosomal protein L32e yields the protein MSESGRLSRLLELRRKLKSKKPDFYRHLWWKKPKFANDPKWRKPKGNDNKMRLKLKGYPPMVEIGYRGPAEVRGLHPTGLEPVVVNSVSQLNDLDPNKHIIYIASTVGLKKRIEIETAARERGFKLANPIRR from the coding sequence ATGAGTGAATCAGGCAGATTATCTCGTTTACTTGAGTTGAGAAGGAAACTTAAGTCAAAGAAACCTGATTTCTATAGGCATTTATGGTGGAAGAAACCAAAATTTGCAAATGATCCAAAGTGGAGGAAACCTAAAGGTAATGATAATAAAATGAGGCTTAAGCTGAAAGGATACCCGCCGATGGTTGAGATAGGTTATCGGGGACCAGCTGAAGTAAGGGGGCTTCATCCAACTGGATTAGAGCCTGTTGTAGTTAATAGTGTTAGCCAACTCAATGATCTTGATCCGAATAAGCATATAATATATATTGCCTCCACTGTTGGTTTGAAGAAGAGAATTGAAATAGAAACAGCAGCAAGAGAGCGTGGATTCAAACTGGCTAATCCCATAAGGAGGTGA
- a CDS encoding 50S ribosomal protein L19e, translated as MPDLTTQKRLAAEILGVGVSRIWIDPERIDDVAEAITREDIKRLIHDGVIKVKPIHGNSRARWKVRHEQRKKGRRRGHGRRKGDATARHDRKEDWMNRIRKIRRFLRYLRDHNMIDRRTYRRLYRLAKGGVFKSLASLKHYLKEHEILKEVR; from the coding sequence ATGCCCGACTTGACAACCCAGAAAAGATTAGCCGCAGAAATCCTGGGTGTGGGTGTATCGAGAATATGGATTGACCCCGAGAGAATTGATGATGTTGCCGAGGCTATTACACGGGAAGACATCAAAAGGCTTATACACGATGGTGTGATAAAGGTAAAACCTATTCATGGCAACTCAAGGGCAAGATGGAAAGTACGTCATGAACAAAGGAAGAAGGGACGTAGAAGAGGCCATGGACGCAGGAAGGGAGACGCTACTGCCCGTCATGATAGGAAAGAGGATTGGATGAACAGGATTAGGAAGATAAGACGATTCCTGCGTTACCTAAGAGACCATAACATGATTGATAGGAGAACTTATAGGAGACTCTACAGGTTAGCTAAAGGAGGCGTTTTCAAGAGTCTGGCAAGCCTTAAACACTATCTCAAAGAACACGAGATCCTAAAAGAGGTAAGGTGA